Genomic DNA from Coleofasciculus chthonoplastes PCC 7420:
GCCGAATCTCTCTTCTACCCCAGAACCCTCGCCAAACCACAGTAATAACTCTTCCTTAGAAAGGTTAAACAGCAGACGAGTCAACACTTGTGGTGTTAACTGTAACATCGGTGCGATGATCGCTTCTAATTCGGCATCAATCTCACCAAACCTTACTCTGAGAAAGTTTTCCACCATTTGCCGTCGTTCTTCCCGAATCCCTTCTTGTCTGCCTTCTTGTCTGCCTTCTTGTCTGCCTTCTGATACAGCCTCTTCCCGCCATTTCAAATACGCTGGTGATAAGTTCATAATTAACTCCCGATCTGCATTACTTAACCTTTCACTACTGTCCACATTGATGCGCCAATTGGCTAGTATTTCCAGGATATTGCGCCGTTGTGGGTTCTCTTGGGGTAACCCGACTAACTCATCAATTGCTTGTTGCTGTGTTCTCCTTTTTCCTAATACTCTTAACCAAAGTGTATCTTGACTTACGGGTAATTGGTTGATCGACACCAGTACGGTTCTCTGAAACTCCGGTAAGAAGTAAACGCCTTCTCCCCAATTCTCAGACTGATTCAGGTTGGCACCAAACCCGTTGAGTAACCGTTGAGAACAAGAGGGGGACAGTATCCATAAACGGGGTGACTCATCTTCTGATAGAGAACGTCTCTCCCGTCGCGCCTTGCGTAAAAGTTCAGCTTCCACAGAATACAATTTAAACATGCAACTTCGCACTTCTACTGGGGTAGGTGCATTGCGAAACGGTTCAAATAAACAAGTGGTTGCTGCCATTTTACCCAGTAATCCTAGAGTCTCGGATTCTGGGGAGGGTGAGGGTGCAGGTATAAAGCAAACATCAACCTGGCGAACTTCGCTGAGTACATCGCGGCTGGTTTCTACTGTACCCAGAGGTGCTAATAATTCTTCCAGATACTGTTTGGCAAATTGGTCGTGGGGTTGTCGTGTCATTGGTCATTTTTTGTAAATCACTCTCAAATCCTTACTGTTCCCTGTTGCCTGTTGCCTGTTCCCTAATCTCCACGGTTAACTTTAATTGTGTCCATTTACTTAGTGCTATATGTGCGATCGCATCAGAGAATTTCTGAGCAACATTCACGTCAACTCATCTTATCGGAGGAAGGGAACACGATGAAATTCAAATTAATAAACCCCAATTCCTAATTCATTGGTTGTTTTTATCACCCCTAAAACTACTCTGATTACCCCTCACCAGAACAAATGACAGCAAAGGCATCAACGCTTGAGGCGGTAAGCGTAAAATCGGTGCGATCGCGCTAGTTGACAACGTTTCCAGTCAGGCTTGCATCCCGCATTCCAGTCTTGTTGCCATCCCTTGAGACCGGAATACTCGAAAATTGCCTTATCAAAAAAATACTAGATAGTATAACCTATTCTCATACGTCTATCTTACGAACTGCTATGCCTCCTCGTTGGTCCCGCAAACCTGATCGTCGCGATGCTGAGTATCGACGCCTAGATGACCGAATGAACTTTGCTGTCCATGTCGCTGTGTTTGCGGCGTGTAATTCGGGTTTATGGTTTGTCCGTACCATCCAGTATGCTAATTGGACTTGGACGTATTGGGTAACGGGGATCTGGGGATTAATTTTAGTCGGACACGCCGTTTACATCTTTGCGATCGCGGATTATACTCCTTTACCAGGTCAAGATAATTCGGCTAACTCTGCTCAAGGATAAACTGAGAATGTCCAGTTCGTCCTACTCAATTTATTATGGCTAACCCGAATACCAGCGAAGCGATCGAAACCTTGGCGGCTGAAATTGGTGAGAATATATACATCGATGTTGCCAAATGGCATCTTTACTTACAGGATGCCCATTTACACACCCCTTTAGCTGAACGCCTCTATCCCCTGCTGACAGAGGATAACCTCTCCGAAGACCAAGTGGTGCAAATCTTGCAAAGTATTCCGATTAAACTGGGGGGTGGCAAACGGGAAGTTCCCCTAGCGGATTTACTACCGATGCAGTGTCAGGTTAATCTGCTGGATTTACTCGAAGAGTTTCAACGGAAAATGTAATTAGCAAAACAATTGATCGCTCAATACGAGGTGTCATTAGTTCCGCAATGAGAACTAATGACCATTTTTTTATCAAAATTCTACCTGAAAAAGATACTCAATGACCATCTGGTGTATCCTTTTAACCGTTAGCGATCGCCTATCTCACTGTCACACTCTGTCTTGTTCCCTATTGGTGTGTTGACTTAGAACACCCCATTGCGACTGACTCAGCTAAGAGTTGCCACCGTCCACTATGGATCAGCATTGGATTAAATTAAGTTATGAGCGCGATACGTATCTGATTGATCTCAATCGTATCAGCACCTTTGTTTGGGCGAAGAACGGTCGGTTGATAGTTTGGTTACCGGATGGTAAGGTGCGACTCATTATCCATCCTAAAACCAATCCAGACGCTTATCAAGAAATTTTAGACTACGTGCAAAAGACAGTTGGTCAACCTATTGGTTGTCAGTTATCCGCTAAAAGTGAAACGTGAGTATTACTTAGGGGTTGCTGAATAAATATTGTGGTGAGGATAGGGAACAGAACACAGGGGACTGCTAACCCGACTTAGGATAAATGCCACTGACTTTAGAGTTTGTAGTAAGCGCTAAAGCGCTTCTGGCACTAAAGTGCCTACTACGAACCCAGCCGATATAACTGAAGCCCGAATAGGTTAAGCTGTTCAACTTGTACCTCAGTCACCTGGTCAATTGGACGGCGGATCACCTGGGTTCCTAACCAACCTTTTTGCTGAAATATGACCCAATTACCCTGTTTATCAAATTGGCATGTCTTCACTGGACTGCCGAACATCATCCCATTCGCTAACCCAATACAAACCAATCCGAACCAATCAATCGATGAATTAGAAGACAGAAAAATCAGCAATCCGATCGCGGCGGTTAACCCACTCAATATCCAAACCCCAATTGGGCGTTCTTTCAGCGTCAGTAATGTCACCGTTTGTTGAACGACTTTCATATCACGTTTTTAGTTGAGATGGCGAACTCATGAGGGTAGAGACAGTGAACAGTGAACACCTCGACTTCGCTCGGTGTATCACAGGGAACAGGGAAGAAAAACCCTGCCCTGAACCTAGCCAAAGCATCAATTGTCGGGGCGGGTTTAGGAATTAACGCTAGCTTAATCACCGATAACGGTGAAACAAAACCCGCCCTTATTCATGGGTCAAAACAGTGGGTATTTGGTCGGGGCGGGTTTAGGAACTAACA
This window encodes:
- a CDS encoding DUF3181 family protein; this encodes MANPNTSEAIETLAAEIGENIYIDVAKWHLYLQDAHLHTPLAERLYPLLTEDNLSEDQVVQILQSIPIKLGGGKREVPLADLLPMQCQVNLLDLLEEFQRKM
- a CDS encoding 2TM domain-containing protein encodes the protein MPPRWSRKPDRRDAEYRRLDDRMNFAVHVAVFAACNSGLWFVRTIQYANWTWTYWVTGIWGLILVGHAVYIFAIADYTPLPGQDNSANSAQG